From a region of the Lactuca sativa cultivar Salinas chromosome 4, Lsat_Salinas_v11, whole genome shotgun sequence genome:
- the LOC111881607 gene encoding thioredoxin H-type, translated as MATEGVVIGCHTVEEWEEQFQKHVGSEKLVVVDFTASWCGPCRVIAPILAEFAKKKPHVTFLKVDVDELETIALKYSIEAMPTFLFLKNGEIVDKVVGAKKDDLHACIVKHEGVAASLTV; from the exons atggcAACAGAAGGAGTTGTGATCGGCTGCCACACCGTCGAGGAATGGGAGGAGCAGTTTCAGAAGCACGTCGGTTCTGAGAAATTG GTGGTTGTAGATTTCACAGCCTCATGGTGTGGTCCTTGCCGTGTGATTGCACCAATTTTGGCTGAATTTGCTAAAAAGAAGCCCCATGTTACCTTCCTTAAGGTAGATGTGGATGAACTTGAG ACCATAGCTCTGAAGTATTCGATTGAGGCAATGCCAACATTCCTGTTCCTCAAGAATGGAGAGATAGTGGACAAAGTTGTGGGTGCTAAGAAAGATGATCTCCATGCTTGCATTGTTAAGCATGAAGGAGTTGCTGCTTCTTTAACTGTTTAA